In the genome of Lathyrus oleraceus cultivar Zhongwan6 chromosome 4, CAAS_Psat_ZW6_1.0, whole genome shotgun sequence, the window ATAAAACATGGAAATTTTGGGTTTGTGGCATTTGTACTGAGATATTTTCCAATCAGGAAGGTCATAGGCAGCATGTTATGCAGGCACACCTTCAGACTCTCTCACCCAAAATGCAGAGAATATTGCCTCAACATGTTGACAATGAATGGCTTGAGATGATTCTTAATTGTTCCTGGAAGCCTTTGGATGTCTCAGCTGCAGTTAAAATGCTTATCTATAAAGCAAATCTCAAAGGTTCATCTCTTCCAGAGGATTATCTTGCTGAGGGCTACAATGATTGTTTTAAAGATTCAACCAGCTCATACCATGAAAAGGAAAGTTTAGGGTACAGTTTTGATAATTGTACAACAGAAAGAAGCAAGTATTATAAAATTGCTGAAAGTAATGCCAGAGAAGGCATCGAAGACCAACAGTATGTGGCAAATCCTGTTACTTATAGTTGGCCAGTATCCGATGACAAGGAGTGCGCAAAACTTCTAGAGAAAATCCATGGAGTGTTTGAAATACTTATTAGACACAAATGTATTGCTGCCAGTCATCTTCACAAGGTCATACAATTTAGTATGGGTGAGCTCCAAGGTCTTGCTGCTGGTTCTGAACTTCTAAAACATGATGTAGACCACACACCAATGTGCATATGCTTTCTGGGTGCTTCACAACTTAAGAAAATTCTCCAATTTCTGCAGGAAATGTCTCATGCTTGTGGGTTGGGTAGATATGCTGATAAAAGTAGTAGTCCCAAGAATGATTTGCATGATATCAGCCAAGGTCCTGAGATCCGAGAGAAAATTGTTCTCAATGGAGATGCATCATGCCTTCTCCTGGACGAGTCTCTACTGCTAACACAATTCACTCCTGGTACAGCCCAGGAGTCTGTCTTTGAGGACATGGTCACCCCAAGTTCTCCTGATGGAATTTCAGACAGTAGCGGTGCTTTTCTGTCCTGGCTATATTCAAGTCGGTCTATTGGGGATCAATTGTCTACATGGATTCGGACCAAAGAAGATAAAATATGCCAAGGACAAGAAATGGTCCGGACACTTGACAAGGAGTTTTATCAATTGCATAGTTTGTGTCAAAAGAAGTGTGACCGTTTAGCTTATGAGGAAGCACTACAGACAATTGAGGATCTTTGTCTTGAAGAAGGTAAGAAGAGGGGGGATGTGGGCGAATTTGTGCAGCGAAGCTATGAGTCTGTCTTAAAAAGGCGGAGGGAAGAGATTGCTGAGAGTGAAAATGAAATGGCGTATACTGGCAATAGGTTTGAGATAGAATGTATATCAAATGTTTTGCAAGAAGCAGAAGCGATGAATGTTAATAATCAATATTGCTGTGATGAAACTTATCCTGGCGTGACTTCTCAGATATGTGACTTGGAATCCGGTGAAAATGATGAATGGAGAATGAAGGACTGCTTGCATCAAATGGATGGTTGTGTAGAAATTGCTATTCAGAAACTGAAAGAGCACGCATCTATAGAGGTTAGTGTGTTGGTTTTTGTCTGTGTCTACTAAGTTAATTGCGAGGATGGACTTTTACCTTGATGTTCTAACCTAATGTGTTTCCCATGCAGATTAGCAAATCTGACGCAGAAATAATAAGATGTGTTTCAGAGGTGCAGCAATTGGAACTCAAGCTTGGACATGTTTCTGCCAATGATTATCGAGCAATACTTGTGCCTCTGGTGAAGGTGTACCTAAAGGTTTGTATACAAACTGCCCAATCATGTGCCGTTATTTCATCTTTCACTTAACtatatatttgtttgttttgaTCTGTTAGGCACTTTTGGAAGATTTGGCTGAGAAATATGCTAGGGAGAAATCTGACGCTGCAGGTGAAGCATTTTTGGCTGAACTTGCTCTTGATTCCAAGAAGATTGGCAAAGGGGGAAATGAGAGCACAAGACATGTGGAGAAGACAAAGGATAAGAAGAAGAATAAAGATCACAGAAAAACAAGAGATTTGAAGGTGTTCGTCATGCATGTTGAATTTGTTCATATATTTGGCCATTGTCTATGATAACTGATTAAAATTTCTCTCTCTTGCAGGCCACAAGTGGTTCTATGCATCCCTTGCTTCAGTCTACTACTCTTGAGTCAGTATACATTTACTTTGTTTTTCTGGGTATTCATTTTTGTTATACAATCTTCTAGAGACGATGTAACTTTTCTTAAAAATGTTTAGTTGCAGTTCTGATCTAGTATCACCTGATAGTGACTTTCAAGATCACGAGGTTATTTCCATGAATGATGGTGATTTGGAACACCACGAAGAGGAATTTAGACGAAAAATTGAGCTTGAAGAGGAGGAAAAAAAACTTGAAGAAACCTTGGAACTTCAACGGAGGATTGAAAATGAGGCCAAACAGAAGCACCTTGCCGAGCAACAGAAGAAATTATCTGGTACATGTGTAGAGGAAGTGTCAGACAAACTTCAAGGTTGCCAATTGAAGCCTGTTGTCGATGGCTCAGATGCGCAAGAATATGGAAGACTACCTATGCAGGTATAAATCCTCTTTTGGAATATCTTTTATACTGCATGTAAACATGTATAGTTTCTGGTTACTAATCTTCAAGGTACTATTGTATGGTTAATGGACCTATTAGGCAAACATACAAATTATAGAAAAGCACTTAAAGCCAAGAATCAGGTATAGCTGGAAAAACACCTGCTGAACTTGCAATTTTTTTTCCAGGAACAGTTGGGAAAGGAGAATGGATGCCCAAACAATCTGGACGTCGTGCTTATTACCGCAGCAAATGGTTCCATGGCGCCGACTAAATCTCTGGTCGATTCAGCTCCCCCCAAAATTAATCATTTACATCAGTCAAATGTTAAACAAGGTCAGTGGTGTCTCATAGtgctttatttatttatgtttttagTTGAGGTTCCtcactttaaaaaaaaaaacatttacAGAAGATATACTCAATGGAATTGGTCCAGAGAATGGTCTACCTTTGCCTGATCGGCGTGCAGGAAAAAAACACAAGCGGAATAAGAATTCGTCTAAAATGGTTGATGGAAAGTTGGAGTACGTCTCATTGGAGGAAAATGAGAATATTGAGGATAAACATACTGACTATCACATGAGAGAGCAGGCTAAGTTTCATAACAGTCAAGATGCCAAACATTGTAAGTTCTAATCTCTCTGAATTATTCTTTTCATGAAATACTGGGGTATGTTTATTATCAACTATTTAGGTTTTTATCAGATATATATGATATGATTCATACTAATTCTTTACAAAGATAGTGTTCGACTCAATTGGGTTTAATTGGCATGCACTATAAGATGGATCATGTATATATGTATATGAATGTAATGATAAATAAAGTTGAAATTGAATCAGGTTCTTGTTTGTGATACAGTTTCTTTCCATAAACTTGCTTTTATTTTTGGCATTTGGGTTATTTTTGGCATTTGGGTTATTTTGTACCCTAGTTATTTTATACCTGGATCACTTATACATTGTTTGGATTATAAATGTGTGAATGTACATGGTAGATTAACTGATAAATGCTGCTACAAAATATGATTTCAGATTGCCCTAGGCTTCCATCTTTTGGGCTAGGTATCATGGCCTTGTTTGATGTTAAATAGAATAGTATTTTGATTTCAGTTATACTTTCTCTAGCAACACTTGTTTAGATTATGGTTTTTCTCGGGCTTCCTTCTCTTGATAAAGAAGTTTTTGATCAATTCATACTTTTGTTCTATTCAATTAGATTCAAAATCTGCTTTGTGATATTTTAAGTTTCATTGCATCACTCTGTGCTTCTTTCCTCAAGAATTACGTCAATATTTAAGTTCAAACTTGTTTTGTTTATGCAGAAATCTTTTTCTGTTTTTGATTCTTGATGATACTTATGTTAAAATTTGTATAAAAGATGCCATTTTGGTAATGTATTTTCCAAAATATGAAAATTAATGTGCTGTGACTTAAATATACCATCAGTGTTGGAAAACAATGGAGTAAAGGTGATGAAAGAATTGCAAGTAGAAGATGAGGAGGAGGAAAGATTCCAAGCTGATCTTAAAATGGCTGTACGCCAAAGCCTAGGTATTATCTCAGTCCTTAAATACATATATAGACTGGTTGTTGTCATCTTATACTGCTAAGATGAGTTTTCTTATGCTTAATAACATATATCTTTTCCTTCAGTCAAAATTCACCTACTTTGAATGACCCAATAAAATGAAATGAAACCGTTTGAATGTTGATTTCTGTGAAAGTTTTCCTTAATCCTATCTGATTCCTTGGCCTGTTGCTTTCAGGGATAAATTTAAACCTATACAATTAATTAACATTGTAGGTTGTGGCCCGTAACTAATATAAATATCTGCCTGAGGTTCTTGTAATGAGTACTATCCATATTTTATAGGGAGGGCTTCGTTGGCTGCATAGTTGATTTTATGATTGGACGAATAATTGATAAAAACTTAAGATTATTTCCAGAAATAAGAAAACCAAGCTCCACACAATTATAGTTGGCCCCATctaaaatgtaaaataaaatatAACCAGATAGTAACAATGGAGATTCTGCTGCTGCTGAATACTTTGACTCGCCCCTACCTTTATTCTGTAGTGTTTTTCCCCCCTTTCCTCTGCCTAGTGCCTACTTATCCACTTCTATCTATTAGCATGTTTGTTTGAGATATCAAAGAACACATACAGAAAAAGAAATCAATTCAAATGCATTTTTTTATCAAAGCATCTCAACCCAAGCTTCAATCAAACAACAATTCTACCTGCAGTCCTGCCTAACGCCAAAACAGTTCTGGTAAAATACCAGATCTCCCTCCTCCACTTAACAAGTAACAACTGTCTATGTTGGTACTGCTCCCGAAATGAACTTTTCTTTTGGTACGTACTTTCTGTGTAACCTATGGAGATTTTGCCCTTTGTCTCCAATTATCTCATCTTTCCCTTCATTTACAATATGTGGCCATCATGTACAATTAACTCCCTCTTCACAAcctaatttttttttatatcaTACACGTGCAACAACAATTCAGCTTCTGCATAAGATATTAGAGGCTAAAATATATGCTTTAGTAATCAGTAGTTCATCCCTTGCTTCCCCCACCCCACACTTTTCATGAACTAAATTAAATTTTACCACAAGGAACTTACTTACTTTTACTTTAAAGTCCAAATGTTCTTGTGTGAGGTTTGTCATGTCATATGAAGTCATTTTTGAGCCTCTACCTCCCAGTTTAAGCTGTTGGAGTAGTTGGTTCTCGACAATGTCTATGCCATGGAATAAGCTTTCTGTGTTTCAGTTCAATTTTATCGTCAATTTCTTCTTGATTTGATAATTAGATTTTCATATCGTCTGCTTGTTGACAACATATGTGACCAAAGTGATACCAATTGTTCTCATAGATATTGATTCAGAACCCATGTTTATTGTTAACCTTAATGCTGCAAGCGTGCATTTGCCATTTATCTACACCTAAAATGTTTTACCCGCGATCCAAATGCTTATTAAACACCCTTCTTTTCTTTCTAATACATTTACCTATATATTTATTTACTATCCATTTGATGCTACTAAAAATCATTATAGCCATaattatttttagtttttttgATTCATGTCGTAGTTCTATTTCGTTACAAATTACTGGCAAAACTTGACATAACTAAATCCTGATAGTCATGTAAGATTTCCTGTTTCTGTTAAAGTGGCTATAATTACTCACTCATGCACCTTAAACATGGAGTTCTGGGTTCATCCTGTGATTGTCTAATCCTCTAGGATTCTTCTTGTCAGATACATATCAAGCACGCGGAAATTTGCCTTTGGTTTCAAGTTTGAGGATGCCACAGAGATCTTCCTCACCGGTAGACCGTTCAGGTCTTGCACCTTTGGAAGATTCAGCTCAGGACGTGAATGGAGCTAGTTTACTTGGTACAGGACTTATGAATGAAGTGGGGGAATATAATTGTTTCCTCAATGTTATTATTCAGGTAGGTATTCTGAAAGCCAATTTTTTCCAATATTTAATTATGTTAACTGCAGTTATATAAATTGCAGTACTTTTATATCATGATATATGACTTTCTACATTCTGAAAAGGATTTCTTGTCTCTGTATGACCTCAGTCTTTGTGGCATTTAAGCCGCTTTCGGGTGGAATTTCTTGGCAGATCAAGATCGGAGCATGCTCATGTGGGTAATCCCTGTGTTGTCTGTGCCTTGTATGAAATATTTACCGCTCTAGACCTTGCTTCAAAGGATTCAAGGAGAGAAGCAGTTGCACCTACTTCCCTGCGGATAGCTCTAAGCAACCTATATCCACAAAGTAACTTCTTCCAGGAGGTAACTTCATTGACAGAAAATGAATATAAGGTAGTTCTTCTGTTGACAATGTGATTAATGTATTGGCATTTGGCAGGCTCAGATGAATGATGCTTCTGAGGTACTGGCAGTAATATTTGACTGCCTTCATCGATCATTTACCCGTGGTTCAGGTGTTTCTGATGCAGAATCAGCGGAAAGCAACTACACGGGGTCTTGGGATTGTGCAGCTGATACTTGTATAGTACATTCACATTTTGGAATGAACATTTCTGAGCAGATGAACTGCTACCATTGTGGTCTTGAGTCCAGACATTTGAAGTATACTTCTTTCTTTCACAATATAAATGCCAATGCCCTTAGGACAATGAAGGTATCTTTAGGATTTTTTTTCACATCTAATCATATATAGTGTTTATGATTTTATGCTTCCAGGGGCATGAAAAAACAGTTATGCTTGTTATGTACATGTAGCTCAGTTACATCCCTTGGTCAATTTTCAGGCTATGTTTCCTGAGAGCTCCCTTGACAAGCTTTTGAATCTTGTGGAGAGAAACCATCAACTTGCGTGTGATCTAGAGGCTGATGGTTGTGGCAAGCTCAACCACATCCATCACTTTCTTTCAGCTCCGCCCCGTGTTTTTATGACAGGTATCTCTGTTGTTGTGTGTGGAGGTCAATTTTTGTTTTTGGTATGCTCTTTTATGCCCTTTCTCTTACATGTCTGGTATTCACAGTTCTAGGTTGGCAAAATACATGTGAGAGTGTTGATGACATAACTGCAACTCTGGCAGCCCTGAGTACCAAAATAGATATCAGTGTCCTTTATCGTGGTTTAAGTCCTAAAAGCACCCATAACTTGGTTTCAGTGGTATGTGTTAAAATGATGATATGCTTGGAACTTTTCTATTTATTATTAATTGTTTTTTCTTCCTGCTGTAAAAGATGAATTTGATTTACAGAAACAGACTGTAACATAAACATTTAGAGTTTGTTTGGTTCAACGGAGAGGGGGGATTTTAATTACATATATCTTTTGTTCAGAAGaggggagggggggggggggggggggggatttaATGTTATGTATGTTTGACTCACAAAGGAAGGGAAAGGATTTTCAAACTAATTTACCCTTTTAACTTTAAAACACAACTCatcattttaaaattattatCTTATAAAATAAATTCACTTGAAGAATACGAAAATATATATAGGTTTTCTTATTCATTATCGTCTGCATCATTTTTGGTCTAATTTGTGCCATTTAAACTTGTAGGTTTGCTACTATGGCCAGCATTATCATTGCTTTGCTTATAGTCACGACCACGGCCAATGGATTATGTATGATGACAAGACTGTTAAGGTGAGTTAAATATAATGGATAAATGAATATATGTTGTCATTCTTGTTGTGTTAAAATTTTCCCTTAAATGCCCAGGTAATTGGTGGATGGGCTGATGTTCTTACTATGTGTGAGAGAGGACATCTCCAGCCCCAGGTTCTCTTCTTTGAAGCTGTAAACTAGATTTCTGGTGGAATTCATAACATCATTTGCTGGACCAAAGAAAGTTTAATTTGACAAATTTCTGGTGAGGCCCTGTTTAGGCTGATGTGTTGCATTACACAGAAATGGTTTATAAGTTGCAAGTTTCACTGATGTCCAACAAGTTTTGGCGTACATATCTCGGGATATACAGTGTTTTAAATTTTGTGATACAGTTCATGATTTTAATAGGAACATATTTTCAGGGGGTGTGGGAGGGATGATGACGAATACATTTAGTATAAACTGGATGACTTGAAAGAAAGCCAAAAGTGGTGTTTGGCACTGAGCATTGCCCAACACAGTTGGTTCATTTTGAGAATATCAGATTCATTCATTGTATCCATCCAATAAGCAGGTTTTGGTATTATTAGAAGAACCTCAAGTTGACCAGCACAATCTGTAAGAAGATCTTAGGCTGTTTTAGATAAAAAATAATTGCCCATTATTGTTGGGTAACATATAGCAATTTGTGCGAGGGGAATTTCTTCTTCTGCTGTTGGGGAAATTTCCCTTCCACCCCCTTCCAACCCCCTAGTAGAAAAAAGATGATCTGTATAGTTCTTATTTGTTCCAACGTCAGCTTGTTGCAACTATGGTTGAGTATCGGATACTGATCTACTAGACAACTTCTCTACCTTTCATGATACTTGTGATGGAATGTGCTGCATGGCTGACTTTGTCACAGCAAATTAAGGAAATTTTATCCTTTGGATTCACAACACTGTACCTTCTTGTTTACTTTTTTTTGTAGGGTGGGGGAGAGGGTAGGATCTCCGTGAACTGAGTGTAAGTGAACTAATGATATCATGTTATAGTATAGTTGAAGGTATTAACCGTAGATTTGTGAGTGAAAAGCTGAAAGTTTTTGGCACAATTTTGTCCTACACTTTTTGGGAATAGCGTTAAATGAGATGGATGATATTATTATACTCTATTCTTCTATATATCGAATTTTTTATGCAAAATGTGTAAACATAGCCCCTATATTTGTAACCTATGCCCCCCTCTCAATTCAGACATAGGTTATTTTATATTCTTACACTAAAAAAACTAATTTAATGATAAAAAGGAATAATTTTTAATGAATTGAATACACCATTTTCTATATAATATTTACTATATCTGTTTTTTAACCTGTATTTTTAGAACATTTGTTAGcttttttcttttatatttttatgcTGAGGCTTTTGTTGCATGTTGTTTATTTATGTTCTTGTTTGATTTATATCAATAATGTTTTCTATGGCGTTTATTAAGTTCATCATACATTTGATAAAGATATTTTGATTTTGTTGTATAATATTGTTTTGAAGATGATGAACTTTCTCTATCTCACATATAAATGTTGGTATCCTAATTTGATTATTTATTGGTCACATATATAGGTTGGTATCGTAATTTGATTATTTATGTTAAGAGTCCCACgtcggacaatatatggcctgaacatgtgtttataagtggggacaATTCTCACTCTATCAAtcggttttgtagggttgagttaggtcaaaccacacattcttaatatggtatcagagtctcgtttaagatccggtgggccaTATACTATGATTTCCGCTATCGGGCCAtccaccatttatttccacgttccagatgtccagtcctgggcgtgagggggtgtgttaagagtttcacatcggacaatatatggtctgaacatgtgtttataagtggggataatcctcactctaccaaccggttttgtagggttgagttaggccaAATCACACATTCTTAATAATTTATTTAGAAATGTTTCATtaagttgatatgttattattttttGAATAGAGTCGAGATGATCACGTGTTAAACTATTGGTTGACGTGTGTTGGTGGAAATTTTCTATTAATGTGAGGAAAGTTTAAATGATGATGGGAGGTTAATGTAGGGTGGTTCTTAGGTAAGTGCATTTGTAACAGACTCGATTTCATTGCAAGCTAAATATTGACAAAGTTGCAAACTATTATTTTCTCATTCTCTGCCTTCCCTTTACCCAAATTAACCCATCATTCTCGCCATTCTCTTTGGGGTCCCAAGTGTAAATCTACActaaattaataattaataatttataTTATAACACTTCTAATATCCATGAATATCTAAGGCATATTCACTTTCATATTTCTCTTTTTCTATCTTTATTGAATCCCACACTAGCATTGTTGTGATTTTTTCATTTGTTTAACgtttttttggttttttttttctatttttactGAATTTTTGGAGAATTTCACAGATTTTTATTGGATTTATgtgtttttatgattttttggGGATTTTTCTGCGTTTTAATGGTTTTTTAAAAATTTATTGGATTTAGAATTATTGGATTATTgtaataaattataaaaaatttcaaaattctATATTTTTATCGGATTTTTCTAATACACtaataaaattttcaaaaatctAAGAAATTTTTGTTAGATTTTTAAAAAAGTCTGAGTTTTTATcagatttaaaaaaaaaaatataaatttttattagattttttattaattttctttttaaatttatgagttttatcaattttttttaaaatctaacCGTTTTCaccaaaattttcaaaacatttgGTATTATGTCAAATATTTTGtaaaatttgatattttaatgGATTTTTTTGAACAattattttatgagattttttgAAAAATCCTATAAcgttaatttttttttattaaaaatgaaCTAGCTGATTTTTCAAAAAATCCAGAAAATTATAAAACATATTCAATTTATGAAAAAATTCAATAAAAAGACATCAGATTTTTTAAAATATACTATTGGATTTTTTAAATTGTGAGAGTGACATGataattgtttttttaaatttaataGGGTATTAAGCTTCAAATTTTGGTATAATGTCAAGCGAAAAATTGGATAAAACACTATCTTGCACGATCTTCTTCTTCATGCCCAAACCACGCTTCATTTTCAAAACccttaaaaaatatttttcattcTTAATCAACTTTTTAACATCAAAATATCATTCTTGTATTTCATTATATCAAAGGGAGCAAAAGAAGCTGAAATTGTCGGTAAAGTTCGTTCATTTCATCTCATATTACTTGCACTAGAATGAATACATATTCCTATCTTGCATATGTGTATTTCAATGGCGCAAATCCCCCATTTTAGTTTAGGTTCTCCGAGGACATACTTCTCATCAATATGAAAATCAAACTGAAAACTCTTATACGATATTCAGAAAATCGGAGATTTGTCAAACTCGAGTATCCTTCACTCTCGATTAACAACAAAGACAAGATACGTTTCAccataatatttattttgatgttaatttatgttgtttttcTATTATTCTGTCATTGTTCCTTATTGTTTATGGTTTGAATTAATAAGACATGTTTTGGAGATCCATCTCTAGAATATTAAGGATTGATACAAAGATGCATCTCAAGATTAATCAAATACGCAAAATAAGGTGCCTCATCAATTTGCGTTGAGAAATGTGTATAAAAGATGCATTCGCAGATGCATCTTCAGACGCTATGGACAATTGTGACTTTTCACGATGTTAGGAGAATACATATGAGAGTGGAAAAAGTAATTCCCTTACATTTATGCACATTTCTTCGGTTTCCCATATTTTTCTTTGCCCTAATTTCTTCTCCAACTTGCTTTAATGAATAATAATCTCAATTTTAATTTCAGAACAAATTTGACATATTCTTGTTACCATCCTAAGAATTCCTCCCTGATTCTTGTCTCTCCCTCGCTCGATAGCAAGCACTATAAGTCATGAGATTATCAGATGAAGATGACGATGATCTTTAAAAATGAGCTTAAATACTTGATGGAACATTCACACAATCTGCATATACACGTGTCTTCAACAATCCTTAGGGTGTAATAACATAATCCTTTCTCGATCATAATGTTATATTATGTGGACCGataatgtaaaataaattttCTTAAAGGCGGTGTCTTCAAGATTTATGACACTCAAAACAACATTATACCTTGATATTTTTAGGGTCGGTTTGTTTTAcctttaaaaaaataatttttttatttatattttcaaaaaatatttttataaaaatatttttctcaTTATCTATCATATAAGAAAATCTTATATTCTGGAAATTCCATTTTGTCGCTTTTGCTGATGTGTCACTAAACCATCCATCATTCTTTCAATTCCTTTTTTTCTTGGCACGATCATCACATCTTCTTACATGAGAtgaattttcaaaattttcttttCTGCAACAGACCTACCTCCTGCTACCTAGAGAAAACTATGATTTTCTATACCCTACATTTCCATTCCCCGAAACTTCATATCTATTTTCTCTCCGACCGAGATCATCTTCACCTTTGCTTCCCTTTCTCTTTAGCAACTTTTTTCTCTCTTCCGCGTCTGGTTTCCTTCGCCCATTCTTTCTGATTTGTACATCCAAAAACATTAAACCATGTCTACCTATGCCATCAACTTCAACCTCCAAATCTTCAAATTCGCCGAAACCTTATCTTTTCACATCCACGTTTCTTCTTTCAGACTAAGGATGTTTTATGGAAGCCTTCAGAGATGGATGATTCATTTTAATACTTGCAAGGATCTCTAAAAAAATATCCAGATCCACAATCAATTTTTATTGTCGTAGTCGAACTTCTAAAATTCATGTTGAAAATGTGATCAAGGTGTTACTTCAAATGATATGTAAACATTCTATGAAGCGTTTAGGGTTCAATTTATGTTTTTTGATTTAGAGGTTCAGTTTCAGTTTATGCTTTTTGATTTTATGGGTTCAATTTATGCATTTTGATTTTAATGGTTCAGTTTATGTGTTTTGATTTTATGGGTTTCAATGAATAATCATGCTTTTTGGATCTTGTATTTTGAATCTTGATTTTTAATGTTTAGGTTTTAATTTATGCATTTTCAATCTTGCATTTTATAGTTTGATTACGTGAATCTAAGTTTTTGCTCTTATTTTGCAGTAAATATGTATGAGATTTGAAGCTGAAAAAATTGAAAAGGTGTGGGGTTGTTAAGGGTCTGTTTGAAACACTTTTCAATTTTAGTtcttaaaatttgtttttcaaaactatttttaaaaactatttttaagatgaaaattaataaaaaaattgtttggtaaactaatttttaaaaactgttgtaaaatatgaaaatggaaaaacttgtttgataatctaattttttaatagtattttaagaagaaaaaaaaatgcATATTTTGTCATCTacttttaaaatttatttattgtataaaatattacaaacttaagaaaaTTAATTGATATTGGTCAGAATACAAATAATTGGgttaaatcaatttttaattttacaaatcACATAACACTTGTTTGATGaatatttttctttatttttttaattattatttttaataacgtttctcttaaaaaaaatagaaattaattatttttaataacTTTGATAATTTTGAATAgtttaaaaattttaaaaatatataaagtTGTAATAATGTGATATAAAGTATGGAGGAGAAAACATTGtgttaaaaaattaaataataaaacaaacaaaaaatt includes:
- the LOC127073853 gene encoding uncharacterized protein LOC127073853 isoform X4 yields the protein MGHKKRNSAPRSKLSPAASPVAQSPIGGAAKGSTSPDPDVTNVFDQNLTNPSKNELVPFQSEGSDFSAIKVECERALTTFRRGNHNRAMKLMKELCLKEEGSPYSAFVYRIHGFICFKVASIITDCSAKQRHLKHAVESARRAVELSPNSIEYAHFHATVILEAATEGKDYEDVVHECERGLAIESPNDPAKETLQDESEQKVSSLEDRILHVQAELRQLIQKSNIASLSSWMKNLGNGEERFRLIPIRRASEDPMEVRLVQARRPNEIKKVTKTPEERRKEIEVRVAAARLLQQKSEAPQSPNEGERDDRALDLSSGSSQRTGERRRHMRKNGSTAERRKWVLSYWDSVSMDVKKDCLRIKISDIISHFGSTKETLPKDVLSEALFYAEANKTWKFWVCGICTEIFSNQEGHRQHVMQAHLQTLSPKMQRILPQHVDNEWLEMILNCSWKPLDVSAAVKMLIYKANLKGSSLPEDYLAEGYNDCFKDSTSSYHEKESLGYSFDNCTTERSKYYKIAESNAREGIEDQQYVANPVTYSWPVSDDKECAKLLEKIHGVFEILIRHKCIAASHLHKVIQFSMGELQGLAAGSELLKHDVDHTPMCICFLGASQLKKILQFLQEMSHACGLGRYADKSSSPKNDLHDISQGPEIREKIVLNGDASCLLLDESLLLTQFTPGTAQESVFEDMVTPSSPDGISDSSGAFLSWLYSSRSIGDQLSTWIRTKEDKICQGQEMVRTLDKEFYQLHSLCQKKCDRLAYEEALQTIEDLCLEEGKKRGDVGEFVQRSYESVLKRRREEIAESENEMAYTGNRFEIECISNVLQEAEAMNVNNQYCCDETYPGVTSQICDLESGENDEWRMKDCLHQMDGCVEIAIQKLKEHASIEISKSDAEIIRCVSEVQQLELKLGHVSANDYRAILVPLVKVYLKALLEDLAEKYAREKSDAAGEAFLAELALDSKKIGKGGNESTRHVEKTKDKKKNKDHRKTRDLKATSGSMHPLLQSTTLDCSSDLVSPDSDFQDHEVISMNDGDLEHHEEEFRRKIELEEEEKKLEETLELQRRIENEAKQKHLAEQQKKLSGTCVEEVSDKLQGCQLKPVVDGSDAQEYGRLPMQEQLGKENGCPNNLDVVLITAANGSMAPTKSLVDSAPPKINHLHQSNVKQENGLPLPDRRAGKKHKRNKNSSKMVDGKLEYVSLEENENIEDKHTDYHMREQAKFHNSQDAKHLLENNGVKVMKELQVEDEEEERFQADLKMAVRQSLDTYQARGNLPLVSSLRMPQRSSSPVDRSGLAPLEDSAQDVNGASLLGTGLMNEVGEYNCFLNVIIQSLWHLSRFRVEFLGRSRSEHAHVGNPCVVCALYEIFTALDLASKDSRREAVAPTSLRIALSNLYPQSNFFQEAQMNDASEVLAVIFDCLHRSFTRGSGVSDAESAESNYTGSWDCAADTCIVHSHFGMNISEQMNCYHCGLESRHLKYTSFFHNINANALRTMKAMFPESSLDKLLNLVERNHQLACDLEADGCGKLNHIHHFLSAPPRVFMTVLGWQNTCESVDDITATLAALSTKIDISVLYRGLSPKSTHNLVSVVCYYGQHYHCFAYSHDHGQWIMYDDKTVKVIGGWADVLTMCERGHLQPQVLFFEAVN